The DNA segment CGAAAGACTTTGTGCAACAGCAATTAGAAACAGCAGCAGAAATTATTATTCGCACAGAAAAAATCGATAAATATGGCCGTTATCTCGGCTGGCTTTATCTAGACGGAGCCGAAATTTCATTAAACGAGCAAATGATCCACGATGGTTATGCATGGTCTTACGATGGCGGTCGAAAAACCAAAAATCTCGGAGAGCTAGAGCAACGTCGCCGGGCATTGGGCACATGGCGAGAAGGAAGCTAGTTTGAGTTAGGGTGAAGCGATGATGGGGC comes from the [Limnothrix rosea] IAM M-220 genome and includes:
- a CDS encoding thermonuclease family protein, coding for MVDGDTVDLAIDLGFYLLKQERIRVADIDAPESRTRDLAEKKLGLEAKDFVQQQLETAAEIIIRTEKIDKYGRYLGWLYLDGAEISLNEQMIHDGYAWSYDGGRKTKNLGELEQRRRALGTWREGS